In the genome of Kwoniella newhampshirensis strain CBS 13917 chromosome 10 map unlocalized Ctg15, whole genome shotgun sequence, the window CAGCATCGGCTCCAGAATGCTTCGAACCCTTGGTCAAGCCATATGACCCCCGGTgccccatccccatccccatgcccaccatcgatctcgcctgaagagatgggagatcGATCCGGATGCCAGCCCAAGTCCGAGGCCGAATCCAACAGCCGGAGACGACTCGGCCCAAGTGGCTTGTACAATCTCACCGTACATCATGGATCGTTCCGCGCAGActctcgatgatgagacgaGTAGAGGGTCAATTGATGCAAGGGGGAAAGCAGGCCTACCATCATGTTGGGACTGGGTGTAGTAATATCTCCAATTGCAATACAGCTACAGATATAGATACCGATGAGCACACCGACATACACTCTCGCATCAACGATAGAGATACTGACACTGAGACTGACACACTCGCGCAACAAGATCGACACGCAATCACCTACCATGATGATTTAAGACTTGAGATCCTCTACGCAACCGCTAGTGCGTCCGACCCTTTCTACAAGACCTTACGAGACCTAATTCAAAGTCAGATCGAACGTCGAACAAGGCTATTACGTCTCGcccatcctcatccgcGAGGAAACTACACCTCAAGGTCATTCGCTGAGCTTGGACGGGATTCGAGTCGGCCGCTTGGGTTCAGCGGGGGATCGTATactacctcctcctcagGACACAGTGCCATTGAGATGAACCAGAATGggattggaagaaggtATGATCTGTGGTTCAAACCGAGTAGAGCTCGAGACAATGGGATCGGACAATCAGCTACTTGTGGGGAGATCGAcgatcctccacctccgtATACCACACCTGGCAAGATGGATATCGACTTGAGGAGGCCGAGTGAGGCGGCGCGAGATGGAGGGGAGACCGATTTGAGCGGTAAGGAGAAAACAGTACTCGTCCTCGTACGGCAGATCGGGGAAGTGAAGATCAGGAAACAACAAGCTgggacgaagagaggaaTGATCATTCCACCAATCCTTTATCGGTGTTTGTGGGGCTTCTGTGGGGTTCAACATCCACTTGGTCGTCTGAATGTCAGGGAAGATACAGTCAACCTTAGACGAGCGGACCAAGGACTCATGGATACGAATCTACATCGTTCGAGACCTAGACCTagaccgagaccgagaccgagagcgagagcgacCCCGAGACCGGAGATGATTCCCATTTGGCACCACAACATAGATGCCAGTCGTCGATTTTCGCCCGCCTTCGATACTTCACCTtggcaagaaggaagcaTCGCCCTCGAGTATCACCAAAATGGACAAGTATAGGATTCCTGGTCGATTCCCCTCATCATTATCGGTATCGGAGGGAGGCGTCACTGAAAATATGCCAATCCCGACTTGGCCCGCGTACGAAGATACGCCGACACCGATTCGGTCGAAgctctctcatcatcacctctctcctcgCCTTTTGACCTCAAATTCGGAAGAACCATCTTCTCCTACTTGGTCTAGGTCGATAACCTCGTCGCCTTCGTGGTCGGTATCGGCAATCTCGTCTTGTCACGCGGAACATGTTCGTCACCATCCTCATACCTACCACATATCAAATCTTGATCCAGCTATTGTTCACGCAGTCAtctttcatcatcatcggaCCGCCACGAGTCTGATCTGGATGGTCTGAGTTGATagcatcttcttctcagtCAGACACGGattcccccttctctccagtGATTGGCTAGGTTGTCAAGCAATTACATGTTTGCCTCGTCTATAGCATGCGCCAAACAGTATATCGTTCGATGTTGATCTTAGATCATTTGTCAAGCAGATACTGCGCACAAGTCAATCCGTGTACACAGTATTCAGCAGATATGTCCTAGCCGTTCCATGTATCATCAGGATCGTCGATATCAAAACCCCTTACCCCTCAGCAACCTCAGTCCCAGCACTCAAACCTAAATGAGGCTGATAAATGCGTCCATGCATCTCACTCCAGCCCCTGTAACGAAACTTCCCGCATCCGCATGCAAGATACACTCCTTCCGCATGACCTGTCTAGAGGACGCCCAGGACGTCAACCAAACGACACCGACTACACACCCTTGCCCCACCCGCCTGTTCTTCCTAGCCATCCCCATATGCCACGTATTGTATACCCCTGATATCTCATCCATACTCCTATTATGGCTGTGGCAGATGTGGCACCAAGTGTAATTCCCGCTATCAGTCTGACGCGTTGGGCTGGTGAGagcgtcgatgatggtccTCGTGCCAGGGATGTCGAACTGAGCCGAACGAGCCAATCAACTTCGGTTCAATACCTGAGCTAGCATTGAAGTGGTGGACTTACGGATTCAGCGCTACTCGCGTGATTGCGATCCACAAATTTGACAGGGGTCCCGACCTCGCACTGACTGCCATTGGTGCAGTAAGTCCTAGTCTTCTGCAGTATACATCCGGTTGAACTTCATGTCGCTGTTGAGCTAGGTCAAGGTCCGATTTTGTCGCTACAAATATTGCAGGGATATGATCTAAGGAATATTGTTGCTGGAGATGGTCGAATGACATCAGCACAGAACTAGCATCGATCTTGACTGTACTCACTCTGAGATTTGAAATGTATGAAAATGAGTTCGTGTCGCTCGAATCGTGAACGTAGATGATTATATCTGCCATGTCTAATTTCTTGCTATTCCGTAATGTTTCTGATTCGTATTTCGAACCGAATTCTTGCAGCTAGATCCCATATCGTCAGTACTCACACATGATTGCCGCCTAGTTGAGTGTACCCACCACAAGGTACTTCTCCacaccttccatctccaccgaGTTGACCACGCTGAGCACCTTAGTGGTCGGCTCATAACCACCGtttccatcttcgccaccTCTAAAGCCTTTGTTGACGAAAGATCGCAGCAGCGAAGTCTTACCTGACCCCGTCGCCCCAAGCACGTAGCAAAGGAAGACCGAACGAGTGACTTTCCGTTGTCTCCGATCTTGTTTCCGCGGTCGAGTGATATGCAATGCGGTCGGTGTCGGAAGGTCGGTagcaggagatgaggaataTCCGAGGCTGATTTTGATCAGCTTATGAATCTACGCAGGACGAGGAACACTTACTAGGCAAGATAGTTGAGGGTGGTCCGATGATCGAGCAGCGTGGTCATACTGTGACTAATGAGCTTTGATGAACCGTTTTGTTCGCGGAGAacctcgactcacctccactgGGCAAGCCATCCTTGCAATGTGACTCTGCCCATGTCATCCGTGATTGTCGTGTCAGGGAAGCCTTGGGACAGCCAAGGATTGCCCGGGGATGTAGAAAAAAGGTCGTCCAGTTCCAATTGAGACAAAGCACCGTCCTGATCCTGTGATGCTTGTTAGCTTCTTCACCCGGCTCATGATGATACGACATACCTTGTCATAAGCCTCAAAAATATCTGTTAAGAACTGATTACCCAGCGGGCTCAACTCGACCGAGCAATCGCACGGTACGTCGAACCTGTACTGCGAGTCAGCATCGTCTACAAGACACAGTTCGCCCACTCGTACTGACCTGGGCGTCAAGAAGTCCTCCCTCAAGTCCAAACCTTCCCCATATCCAAACTTCCTCAAGACCGTCCACGTAGTCTCCATTCGGCCTTGTTGAATGAATATTGTGTGGAGATACAAGAACCCGAGCTCTGTGATACCTTCGGCGGGCGGCGACATGTTTGGTGGAGAGTAGTGCAATTGCCCATAATTGGAATCTCGAGGTATAGGTGTAGACGGGACAGAATATGAAGGTACTGGAAGAACCAAGGATGGGTCGTATGATCGTACAAGCTCGAGGATTCCATCAAGTTCTTGTGATTGTAAAGGTGCTGAAAAACATTTTTGCTGTACAAGCGGTCGTCAATCTGCAGTTCCCGTCACGACGAGCACAATATCAACCCACCTGAAATTGATTTAGCTCGACCGCATTTAGAAGCCCATCCTTATCTACATCCGAGATCTTGAATATTCGCTTCAGGGCTTCAAGGCATTTCGGTTTGAGTGTCTGCGAAGACTTCAGCTTGACCACGGCACCGCCCAAGAAACGATTGATCGGCTTACATGTTCTCGCGAGTCGTAAAGTGGTGCCGTGGGATGCAAGACCGCTTTTTGGGCAAAGTAAAAGACCTCGGAGACATTGAGTGGTAGTGACGCAGAGCATTCAACCACCGTCTCGACTTCCTGTGTCCATACTGCGTATCAGCGATTTGAATGTTCCATGACCGATGGGACGGGACTGATGCTGACTTTGAACTCTCTCATGATTGGCgcaatctcatcttccaagcCCTGGTTGGTAACTTCCCCTCCTCGCAGATCGATCTTGTTCCCAACCAAGATCACCGGTACCTACATAACCGTCAGCTGTGTTGCTCGCCCATACGGGGATCCACCTGGACGTACATTGATTCCCTCACGTCGGAACAATGGTAGCCAGTACTCCGCCACACGATCAAAGCTGCTCGGTTCTGATATCGAGTAGACAAGACAGATGACGTGAGCTCGAGATagttgagagaggagatgcgGTCTCGATCGTGGATTTGCTGTAGGCAGAACAGAAGTGAGCGATAGTTCCCGGAGTAAAAGCACGAACGACCAACATGAAGTGTCCACTATTGATGTTGTCACATTCTCCGGCGTGACTTCTGGCGGGATGGTAACCTCCGGAACAACATGCTGGACCTGAGCGTTACGAAGGAACATCAGCATATGCAATGATGGTCAATGGAGAATGAATGCCTGCCCGACCTGAGCACTGACATTGGAAACAAATGACTCTTTGATGAGAGAAGTGATGATAGATGACTTGCCGACGCCGTCTAGAGGTCACAAAGATTAGCTTGACCATGTCCAGCAAGGGAGCTTTCAGCCGCCGATCAATATTCCAAGTGTTACTTACCATCACCGACCAAGACTATCCGCACCAGATCACGTCGGGGCATCCCGGCCTAGGAGTACACAGAAGTGGGTGGAGAACGAGCGCAGTTGGCGTTTTTCGGGTGTCCTTCTGAGATTCCAAAGCAGACTTTTGATCGTGTTATCAAGACACTTCTGCGTTGCACGAAAGCTGTCGGAAATGGAAGacggaggagggatgatggggaagatgaggtgacAAGACTGTCGAATTGCGTTGTGTATCCTTTTGTATAGGATGAACGCGGAAAATAGCAGCAGCAAGTCGGTGGACCAGTGCGAAAATACACATACACAACATCACTCAAACaatttgatcccgttctCATGCGTTACCAACCACTGTCGCGGCAGCGAAGACGCGGTCCGGTGGCAACAAATAACACACTGCACACAGCTCTGGTGttccatctctcatctcttaCAGTCAGACCGATACCATCCACGATAGCATCGCTTGCGAGATGACGTCCAACGCACGACCTAGCTCTGTGAGAGGCCTCTACAGTGAGCCTaaagccttcttccctcatTGTCTGCACCCAGGCTGAATAGACGTCATCATAGCTCCTCCAGCAGAAGAATGGGTCTTTCTCCCACCCACCGTCAACCCAccgacatcttcgtcctcccctacgccgactcacctgccgTCTCACTTCACGCCTTCCGGATcgatcgaggatgacgcGGCTCTCGCCCTTCCGATGATGGGAAGACCattcaacctcttcttgtcgGAGTATTTGACGACGGCCATGGGGATGCCGTTTGAGGTCGGAAAGACTCTCTTGCAGGTGGAGTACAGGCCCAGGAAGAGATATGCACCGATTGAACAGGACGATATTGTGATCTCTGAAAATGAGAAAGGGAGcgccgaagaagatgaggtgggtTTGGTCTCGTAGCCCGTTGCTTCATGATCTTTGCTGATAGCTTTTGACGTTATGCAGCTGAGCAACCCGGAAGAGGCCGATATGTACTTTACAGATCGACTAGCTCAGCCGTCAGCGAGTCTCATCCCGCCTCCTGAGGCATCGACGTTGGAAGCTACGGACGCCTCGGGCTATCTTCCAGACCGTCAGTATAGTCCAGGGTGCGATTGCGATCGGATCTTTTAGCTGATTGTGTTTGGGCTTTCACAGTGCACCCATCCTGGCTGCTCAAGGATGATCCAGAAGTATCGCGTGGGAACGGAGTATGGGGCATGATCCGACGAATCCGTTACACCCCATCAGAAGGTCTGCCGGCACTATGGAAGTCACAACTTGTCTCTAcactccactcactcctttCGAATGTGCTGCAACCGACCGTTCATGggttccttctccttctcacaccctcttcacctGTCAGTCTCGACATATCACTGAATGCTCTGCCGAATCCTGGTCTCCCACTAGGTATGCAAGTCGCCTCGCACCTCCTCACACATTTCATTCTCAGTCCACTCGAGATCATCCGGACGAGACTTGTCGTTTTGCCCGCTTCGCATCCGACCACACCGAGTAGCGTCACCATATTCCGAAACATGAttgctgaagaaggaggctTCTCATCCCTCTACTTCCACCCTAACCTCCTTATTCCTTCACTACTCGAGCACACAATTCGACCccttctcaccctctctatccctctgcttctcgaaAGACAAATGGGTATCTCTCCCGATATCTCCCCAATCATTTATTCTCTTGCCGACCTTTCTCTTGGTCTGggatctcttctcatcctgtTGCCAATTGAGACCGTCAGGCGTAGATTACAGCTGCAGTCAAGAGCTTCAGGAGGTGGGAAACGTCTCAAGTCGGTGGTCAAGCTCAGAGAGAGGGACTACGTTGGCGTAGTAGAAGCCATGTGGAGGATAGTCACGGAAGAAAGTGGcgtgagaaggagaagagtcatgacggaaaaggaagaaggaggtttGTTTTCGGGCATCCGACAATTGTACAGAGGGGTAAGCTTTTCAAGACTATACCTTGTATCTctcatcatgatcatccCGTCCGACAAACTCCTGTTACATCAGGCGTATGATCGATGCTGATTGTCATTTATTACAGTTTGGAATGGCAGCTACGGCTCACGTCACGGTTTTCGGTCTTGGTCTTGTTAGTGCTACTCTGGCTGGGAACGACGGAGGTTGGAAGGAGATATGACCGGGATCATGTTGTTCACAATGGTTCAGAGTTGAGCATGTTCACGGATAGTGACAATGCATCGTCATAACTCAAACTATTGATCGCGCGTGTTGACGAGCTCAGAATCCCCTTTGAAGACCTGCGAATGGGAGTCGAGGTAACAGACTTCGACCCGTCACGGGGGGCATACTAATGGAGCGGGAATCAGCTGGATGCGATGGCCCGGCCTTGTTCATACTGGATTGTCGACGATGGTCGCTTACAATGTCACAGGGAAGTAAGCACACATCAATGAATCGCCGTCTAATCCATCGGTCATGTCGAaagtgagttgatcgaATCGCTGAACGCGTATTGCGAGAAAATCAGCGAACCGCTTCGATGAACTGACAGGCTGTGTCACTCACGTTGTTTTGAGTGGCGAACTCATAAGTATACGTTGAGGTTTCCTGAGCGACGATAGGACAAGTCGTGTACGAACATCCGTCCTGCGCGGATGTCAAATGTCACCATCAGCCTGCACCGAGTGTGTATGCCCTTCTCCGAGCGATGCTTGGGAGGTATAAGTGCGAGAAAGAACTCACAAATGATTGACCGGGATAAGGGAATTTCTCACTTCCTTCCGATCCTGTCCTGTCTCGCGCCGAGAGATTAGATCGAGGTATACTCGAATTGATTGGTGAGACATAAGTCAGGGTAATCGTGTAATTGCTACGATATGACCAAGATATCGTTTCGTCGTATCAGTATCCATCGTCCGGCTCGTTCTGCTGAGAGATCAAGTGAGACAAGTTCCCATgtaactcaccttcctgCGTGGAAATGACAGGGATCATTGATCGTCCCTTTCCCACTTTCGCAAGGGCTGACAGTGATTTCCGTGATCGTACCGTGAGTCTCGGAACAATGCTTGAAACgaatcttcttctccttctccttctct includes:
- a CDS encoding mitochondrial Rho GTPase 1, producing the protein MPRRDLVRIVLVGDDGVGKSSIITSLIKESFVSNVQHVVPEVTIPPEVTPENVTTSIVDTSSNPRSRPHLLSQLSRAHVICLVYSISEPSSFDRVAEYWLPLFRREGINVPVILVGNKIDLRGGEVTNQGLEDEIAPIMREFKEVETVVECSASLPLNVSEVFYFAQKAVLHPTAPLYDSREHTLKPKCLEALKRIFKISDVDKDGLLNAVELNQFQQKCFSAPLQSQELDGILELVRSYDPSLVLPVPSYSVPSTPIPRDSNYGQLHYSPPNMSPPAEGITELGFLYLHTIFIQQGRMETTWTVLRKFGYGEGLDLREDFLTPRFDVPCDCSVELSPLGNQFLTDIFEAYDKDQDGALSQLELDDLFSTSPGNPWLSQGFPDTTITDDMGRVTLQGWLAQWSMTTLLDHRTTLNYLAYLGYSSSPATDLPTPTALHITRPRKQDRRQRKVTRSVFLCYVLGATGSGKTSLLRSFVNKGFRGGEDGNGGYEPTTKVLSVVNSVEMEGVEKYLVLQEFGSKYESETLRNSKKLDMADIIIYVHDSSDTNSFSYISNLRQQYSLDHIPAIFVATKSDLDLAQQRHEVQPDVYCRRLGLTAPMAVSARSGPLSNLWIAITRVALNPSTSLARGPSSTLSPAQRVRLIAGITLGATSATAIIGVWMRYQGYTIRGIWGWLGRTGGWGKGV